A window of Peromyscus eremicus chromosome 7, PerEre_H2_v1, whole genome shotgun sequence contains these coding sequences:
- the Ss18l2 gene encoding SS18-like protein 2 encodes MSVIFAPDWLRGKAKVNQETIQRLLEENDQLIRCIVEYQNKGRANECVQYQHVLHRNLIYLATIADANTGSLTKAVE; translated from the exons ATGTCGGTCATCTTCGCCCCTGACTGGCTTCGCGGCAAGGCCAAGGTCAACCAGGAGACCATCCAGCGG CTCCTGGAGGAGAATGACCAGCTGATCCGCTGTATCGTGGAGTATCAGAACAAGGGCCGAGCGAACGAGTGCGTCCA GTACCAGCATGTGTTGCATAGAAATCTCATTTATTTAGCTACCATCGCAGATGCCAACACAGGCAGCCTTACAAAGGCAGTGGAATAA